The following proteins are co-located in the Chryseobacterium daecheongense genome:
- a CDS encoding LUD domain-containing protein, whose protein sequence is MSLFKKIVSKLTNQPEEDDNQSLEKLGDSLKNADLDYKFAQLFTHSGGFFNYCADEAEALQTLNQIIKIEGIHNIFCWDKELQNFLNVVKTPFTSELEHSNDAAFITCEYLIAYDGRIMLSHNNILHYHSSRLPSKIIIMANVSQIVNNLNDAMGKIKRNGNIKNLTSISGSQSKLDTSSNSNTKLFLLLLED, encoded by the coding sequence TTGAGTTTATTTAAAAAAATTGTAAGCAAACTAACTAACCAACCCGAGGAAGATGACAACCAAAGTTTGGAAAAGCTAGGGGATTCGCTGAAAAATGCAGATCTCGATTATAAGTTTGCGCAATTATTTACGCATTCGGGGGGATTTTTTAATTATTGTGCAGATGAAGCGGAGGCTCTACAAACTTTGAATCAAATCATTAAAATAGAGGGCATTCACAATATATTTTGTTGGGATAAGGAACTGCAGAATTTTTTGAATGTTGTAAAAACTCCCTTTACTTCAGAGCTGGAACATTCCAATGATGCTGCATTTATAACCTGTGAATATCTTATTGCTTACGACGGAAGAATTATGCTGTCGCACAATAACATTCTCCATTATCATTCGTCGAGACTACCCAGTAAGATTATTATCATGGCTAACGTATCTCAGATCGTTAATAACCTGAATGATGCCATGGGAAAAATAAAGCGTAATGGGAATATTAAAAACCTGACTTCAATCAGCGGAAGCCAGTCAAAATTAGATACATCCTCTAATTCCAATACAAAACTGTTTTTATTGCTGCTTGAAGATTAA
- a CDS encoding phosphatidate cytidylyltransferase encodes MDKNLIQRTISGIVYVAVIILCATPLGAQLINTISPDLVKQQYLYYGLITFLMLVGSWECVKIMKFGKGYEKWVVFPVIAVIFYMFSKRYFYHDFFFDFRLSEILALSLIGIAVVTLFKYPTELYYDSGKLIFTVIYVALPFSFALGLPKYSNFDNSFSLEVLFLFILIWSSDTFAYLTGKFFGKHKMAPKISPKKTWEGYAGGVILTLVLSYFIEKYQHDLRGNWIVVGFLVASFAPLGDLVESQLKRSFGVKDSGNIIPGHGGVLDRLDSFIICVPVVYLYFILEKFI; translated from the coding sequence TTGGACAAAAATCTCATTCAAAGAACCATTTCAGGGATTGTGTACGTTGCGGTTATTATCCTTTGTGCAACTCCACTCGGAGCCCAACTGATCAATACCATATCTCCGGACCTCGTTAAACAGCAATACCTGTACTACGGTTTAATAACATTTTTAATGCTGGTGGGTTCATGGGAGTGTGTGAAGATCATGAAGTTTGGAAAAGGATATGAAAAGTGGGTTGTTTTTCCCGTTATTGCAGTTATCTTTTACATGTTTTCCAAAAGATACTTCTATCATGATTTCTTTTTTGATTTCAGGCTAAGCGAAATATTGGCATTATCATTAATAGGGATAGCTGTAGTTACTTTATTTAAGTATCCTACAGAATTATACTACGATAGCGGGAAATTGATCTTTACGGTCATTTATGTTGCACTGCCTTTTAGCTTTGCTCTGGGACTTCCAAAATATTCTAATTTTGATAATTCGTTTTCTTTAGAAGTGTTGTTCCTGTTTATTCTGATCTGGAGCAGTGATACATTTGCCTATCTTACGGGAAAATTTTTTGGAAAACATAAAATGGCACCCAAGATATCTCCTAAAAAAACCTGGGAAGGTTATGCGGGAGGTGTTATTCTCACATTAGTATTGTCTTACTTTATTGAAAAATATCAACACGATCTGCGTGGAAACTGGATCGTTGTAGGTTTTCTCGTCGCTTCATTTGCTCCGCTTGGGGATCTGGTAGAAAGCCAGCTTAAAAGAAGTTTTGGCGTTAAGGACAGCGGAAACATTATTCCAGGGCACGGAGGTGTATTAGATAGACTGGATAGTTTTATAATCTGCGTTCCTGTTGTATATTTGTACTTTATTTTAGAAAAATTTATTTAA
- a CDS encoding phosphatidylserine decarboxylase family protein yields MKLHRESKGTITVATILFIIIGVAAIYFLKMWSLLIIMPLLVVYSLIFWFFRVPNREILDHKENVIAPVDGKVVMIKEVEETEFLKGKAIQVSIFMSPLNVHICRYPVSGEVIYKKYHPGKYLVAWHEKSSTENERTTVAIESLTNHKVVFRQIAGYVARRIVFYCNEGDQAKAGHEFGFIKFGSRMDVFLPLDTEIICKIGDITKGGLDIIAKMKE; encoded by the coding sequence ATGAAATTACATAGAGAATCGAAAGGAACGATCACTGTAGCAACCATCCTTTTCATCATTATTGGTGTTGCAGCAATTTATTTTCTTAAAATGTGGTCGCTTTTGATCATTATGCCTTTATTGGTTGTGTACAGCCTTATATTTTGGTTTTTCAGAGTTCCCAACCGGGAAATTCTTGATCATAAAGAGAATGTGATTGCACCGGTAGATGGGAAAGTGGTTATGATTAAAGAAGTGGAAGAAACGGAATTTCTGAAAGGGAAGGCAATACAGGTTTCTATCTTCATGTCACCTCTGAATGTGCATATTTGCAGATATCCCGTTTCCGGGGAGGTGATCTATAAAAAATACCATCCTGGAAAATATTTGGTAGCATGGCACGAAAAGTCTTCTACTGAAAATGAAAGAACAACTGTGGCGATAGAAAGTTTAACGAATCACAAAGTTGTTTTCAGGCAGATTGCGGGTTATGTAGCCAGAAGGATTGTTTTCTATTGTAATGAAGGAGATCAGGCAAAGGCAGGGCACGAATTTGGATTTATAAAATTCGGTTCAAGAATGGATGTTTTCTTACCATTGGACACGGAGATTATTTGTAAAATCGGAGATATCACAAAAGGAGGGTTGGATATCATTGCTAAAATGAAAGAGTAA
- a CDS encoding DUF1801 domain-containing protein yields the protein MNPIQEYFYRIEEPDRSTLLFLRKKILESDPDNITETLSFGLPFFKYKKKMLCYLYYSKKYKKHYVSFYHGDRLNAPELLQEGREKFKILLIDMDKDLPIQLILELVNEVKKFIKV from the coding sequence ATGAACCCCATACAAGAGTATTTCTACAGAATTGAAGAACCTGATAGAAGTACTCTTTTGTTTTTGCGGAAAAAGATCTTGGAATCTGATCCGGATAACATAACAGAGACACTAAGCTTTGGATTGCCCTTTTTTAAATACAAAAAGAAGATGCTTTGCTATTTGTATTACAGCAAAAAATATAAGAAACATTATGTAAGCTTTTATCATGGAGACAGACTGAATGCTCCGGAATTGCTCCAGGAAGGCAGAGAGAAGTTTAAAATCCTTTTAATTGATATGGATAAGGATTTACCCATACAGCTTATTTTAGAACTTGTAAACGAGGTAAAAAAATTTATTAAGGTTTAA
- a CDS encoding ABC transporter ATP-binding protein gives MNEYKKILKFARPHQKYIYGSLFFNILYSVFQIASLGTILPVLGMLFGTIKPQKYESAPVYSGDVIDFFSYIKDYSNYYVQSLVTEYGSLKVLAWLCVVTAFMFLLRNAFRYFGSFLLINYRVGVTKDLRGAMYRKILSLPVSFFTESRKGDLMSRMSNDVGEVEGNILGSLIDLINAPFMLISTLITLFFLSPEMTLFSLLILPVMGTMIALIGKSLKKDSHEAQHELGNIFSIVDETLKSSKVIKIFNAEKIMDNRFMQSMHKWISSSISLGRKKELASPMSEFLGSITFLIIAWYGGKQIIVDQSISPADFLVFLGMFFQILPPAKSLSTSISNVQKGEASLKRVLEILDADVKIEEIAAPVSITTLENNIEFRNIGFYYDKDNVILKNFNLTIPKGKTVALVGQSGSGKTTIANLLARFYDVSEGEILIDNVDIKHLKLQEYRKLLGMVTQESVLFNDSVYNNILMGKPDATKEEVIAAAKVANADTFITQLPKGYDTNIGDDGGKLSGGQKQRVSIARAVLKNPPIMILDEATSALDTESEKFVQDALEKMMENRTSLVIAHRLSTIQKADWIVVMEKGDIVEQGSHHDLIAKRGVYHKLVELQNFD, from the coding sequence ATGAACGAATATAAAAAAATATTAAAATTCGCACGGCCTCACCAGAAATACATATACGGAAGTTTGTTTTTCAATATCCTGTATTCTGTGTTTCAGATAGCTTCCTTAGGAACTATCCTTCCGGTCCTGGGAATGCTTTTCGGAACAATAAAACCGCAGAAATATGAATCTGCACCTGTGTATTCAGGAGATGTTATTGATTTCTTTTCCTACATAAAAGACTATTCCAATTATTATGTACAAAGCCTTGTTACTGAGTATGGTTCGCTGAAAGTACTTGCATGGCTTTGCGTTGTCACTGCTTTTATGTTTCTCTTAAGAAATGCGTTCCGTTATTTCGGATCTTTTCTTTTAATTAATTACCGGGTGGGAGTTACCAAGGATCTCCGTGGTGCGATGTACCGCAAAATACTTTCATTGCCTGTGTCATTCTTTACCGAAAGCAGAAAAGGGGATCTGATGTCCCGTATGTCCAATGATGTCGGTGAAGTGGAAGGTAATATCTTAGGTAGTTTAATTGACCTGATCAATGCACCGTTTATGCTGATCAGTACTTTGATCACACTTTTCTTTTTAAGCCCTGAAATGACACTTTTTTCATTACTTATTTTACCGGTAATGGGAACAATGATTGCTTTAATCGGAAAAAGCCTTAAAAAAGACTCTCATGAGGCTCAACATGAATTAGGAAATATATTCTCTATCGTGGATGAGACCCTTAAATCATCAAAGGTTATTAAAATCTTTAATGCTGAAAAAATAATGGATAACCGATTTATGCAATCGATGCACAAATGGATTTCCAGCTCTATAAGTTTAGGACGAAAAAAAGAATTGGCTTCGCCAATGAGTGAATTCCTGGGCTCTATTACATTTTTGATCATTGCTTGGTATGGAGGAAAGCAAATCATCGTTGATCAAAGTATTTCCCCTGCAGATTTCCTTGTATTTTTAGGGATGTTTTTCCAGATTTTACCTCCGGCAAAAAGTTTATCTACTTCGATTTCCAATGTTCAGAAGGGAGAAGCTTCTCTGAAAAGGGTATTGGAAATTCTGGATGCAGATGTTAAAATCGAAGAAATTGCGGCACCGGTTTCTATTACAACACTTGAAAACAATATTGAATTCAGGAATATCGGATTCTATTATGATAAGGATAATGTAATTCTTAAAAACTTTAATTTAACGATTCCTAAAGGAAAAACAGTTGCTTTAGTCGGCCAGAGCGGAAGCGGGAAGACAACAATAGCCAACCTGCTTGCCCGTTTCTATGATGTTTCCGAAGGTGAAATTTTAATTGACAATGTTGATATCAAACACCTGAAGCTACAGGAGTACAGAAAGCTATTAGGCATGGTAACCCAGGAATCCGTTCTTTTCAATGATTCTGTTTATAACAACATCTTAATGGGTAAACCTGATGCTACCAAAGAAGAGGTTATCGCAGCTGCTAAAGTGGCCAATGCAGATACTTTTATTACACAGCTTCCAAAAGGTTATGACACCAATATCGGAGATGATGGTGGTAAATTATCCGGAGGACAGAAACAAAGGGTTTCTATTGCAAGAGCAGTTCTTAAGAACCCACCGATTATGATCCTTGATGAAGCAACTTCAGCATTAGATACAGAATCTGAAAAGTTTGTACAGGATGCTCTCGAGAAAATGATGGAAAACAGAACCTCTTTGGTTATTGCCCACAGGCTTTCGACAATACAAAAAGCAGACTGGATCGTAGTGATGGAAAAAGGGGATATCGTAGAACAGGGAAGCCACCACGATCTGATCGCGAAAAGAGGTGTTTACCACAAATTGGTTGAACTCCAGAATTTTGATTAA